A single genomic interval of Dromiciops gliroides isolate mDroGli1 chromosome 1, mDroGli1.pri, whole genome shotgun sequence harbors:
- the LOC122745905 gene encoding secreted Ly-6/uPAR domain-containing protein 2-like → MKAGACQFLLPLLLLGQVSMVLALKCHECVGIGDCLKPTECNNQTRYCLNTWDTPPGEKTWVTKSCAYSCPPALEEYGSSPATCCRTDLCNSALTIGLSGVLLITCLWTGVSRALFSPGL, encoded by the exons ATGAAAGCTGGAGCCTGCCAGTTCTTGCTTCCACTGCTGCTGTTGGGCCAAG TCTCCATGGTCCTGGCCTTGAAGTGTCATGAGTGTGTGGGGATTGGCGACTGCCTGAAGCCTACAGAGTGTAACAACCAAACAAGATACTGCCTAAACACCTGGGATA CTCCTCCAGGTGAGAAGACTTGGGTGACCAAGTCTTGTGCTTACAGCTGTCCACCTGCTCTAGAAGAATATGGTTCTTCCCCAGCCACCTGCTGTAGGACAGATCTCTGTAACAGTGCACTGACCATTGGCCTCAGTGGGGTCCTTCTCATCACCTGTCTGTGGACTGGAGTGTCTAGGGCCCTGTTTTCACCTGGTCTGTAG